DNA sequence from the Bradyrhizobium diazoefficiens genome:
GGCGCCGAGCAGTTCATGGTCTCGGACGCCAGCGGGCTCTTGCCGAGCTCCGAGGCGATATAGGCGTAGTCGAGGTTCTTCAGGCCTCGGCCGGTTTCGTCATCGGGCAGGAAGAAATTCCAGAGGCCTTCCTTCTTCGCCTTGTTCTTGGCGATTTCGAGAACCTCGAGCTGCTTCGGCGTAAAACTCCAGCGATCCTCCTTGCCTTCACCCGCCTTGGCGAATTCGATCGACATCGGCTCGACGGTCTCGCGGATGAATTTCCTGACGTGATCGTAGAGCGGCCGGACCTGGTCCGACATCCTGAGGTCGTTGAGCTCGTCGCCGGGATTGAGCGTGTAGTTGGTGGTGCGGGGTATGTAGGTCTGCTTTGTCATTGTTCCTCCCGGGGTCGCTGAGACGATGTTGGGCGGAAGAATAGTCGCAGCGCCGCCAAAGCGCGAGCGCGTATTTTCTCGTGCAAGCCATGCCATGCGATGGAATTTCGCGAGGGCGTTTGAAATGTTGTTTGAACGGCAGTGATGTGGCAGGCGCGGGCTGCACTCTCCATTGTCATCGCCCGGCTTGACCGGGCGATCCAGTACTCCGTGACGTCTGTGACTCACCGAGAAGCCGCGGCGTACTGGATTCCCCGCCTTCGCGGGGAATGACACCGTCGTGAACACTCAGTTCGGCATGCGATGCGTCGCACAGATCTTGTTGCCGTCGAGATCGCGCAGATATGCGATATAGAGCTTGTTCCCCGCGCCCTCGCGGATGCCGGGCGGATTCTCGATCGGCGTTCCGCCAGCCGCGATGCCAGCGGCGTGCCACTTGTCGACCTGCTCCGGCGAATTGGCCGCAAAGCCGATGGTGCCGCCATTCGCACACGTCGCCGGTTCGCCGTTGATCGGCTTCGACACCGAGAACACGCCGGTCTTGGTGATATAGAAGATGCGGTTGCCGTCGAGCCGCGCGGGCCGGACTTCCAGCGTGCCGAGCAGCGTGTCGTAGAACGCCTTGGCCTTGTCGAGGTCGTTGGTGCCGATCATGATGTGTGAGAACATTTTGCCCTGTCCCTTTTGCGCTTTCAAATTCAGAAACCGTGGATGGGCAAAGCGCAGCGTGCCCAACGAAAATGGAATTGGTGGGCACGCCGCAAGTGCGGCTTTGCCCACCCTACGAAAATCAAAATGCGGTATAGCCGCCGTCGATCACGAACGTATCGGCGGTGTGATAAGAGGAGGCCGTGCTCATCAGATACACCGCGATGCCGCCGAAATCGCTGGCCTCGCCGAAACGCCGCACCGGAATCCGCGGCATCACGTTGGCGACGAACTTTTCGTTGGCCATGATGCCCGCGGTCATGTCGCTCTTGATCCAGCCGGGCAGGATCGCGTTCGCAGTGACGCCGTGGCGCGCCAGCTCGACGCCGAGCGCGCGCACCAGTGCGTTGATGGCGGCTTTGGTTGCGGCATAATGCTCGTTGCGCGCGGTGCCGAAGATCGAGGCGAGGCTCGAGGTCGCGACCAGCCGGCCGAAGGGATCGCCGGCATTGGCGCGGTCGGTCATGTGTTTTGCCGAGCCTGGAAGGCGTGGAACACGCCGTCGAGATTGGTCGCAAACATCGCGCGCCATTCTTCCTCGGTGCGCTCGATGAAGGAACGCCGGCCACCACCGCCGATGCCCGCATTGGCAAAGCAGCCGTCGACCCGGCCGAAGGTGCCGAGCGTCGCTTTCATCGCGGCATTGACAGAAGCGGGATCGGTGACGTCGCAAACGCGGGTGTCGGCCTTGCCTGATAGTCCCGCCAAGCTCGCGGCAGCAGCCTTGTTCTTGTCAGCATTGCGGCCCCAGATCGAGACGTTGCAGCCCTGGCCGGCCAGCGCCTGCGCGATGCCAAGCCCGATACCGCCGTTGCCGCCGGTGATCACGGCGACGCGGCCGGTGAGGTCGAAAAGATTCATGGCGCGTTTCCTGTTTTGGTATGCGGCGCATCAGCCGCTGCGCGCAAGATTGCTTGCTATGCTCTGATCACCATGGACAAGACCGCGCCAAAAATCAAATATGCGCCCCGGCAAAACGAATTCCGGTCTGCGAAACATCGCGGCCGCAACGCACGAGGAAACCATGCAGTTCAAACACGTCACGCTCGATTTCGATGGTTCGGTCGCGATCCTCAGGCTCGACCATCAGGAGGTGATGAACGCGGTCTCCGTAGACATGTTGGGCGGCCTCGCCGAGGCGCTCGACGCGATCGAGGAGAAGAGGGACGAGGTGCGCTGCGTCGTGCTGACCGGCGCGGGCCGCGCGTTCTGCACCGGCGCGAATCTGCAAGGGCGCAACGACCAGTCGAAGAAGACCAAGGCCGGCCTGACGCTCGAGACCGGCTTTCATCCCTTCCTGCGCCGCATCCGCAACCTGCACTGTCCCATCGTCACCGCGGTCAACGGCCCGGCGGCCGGCGCCGGCATGAGCTTCGCGCTGCTTGGCGACATGATTTTATGCGCGCGGTCCTCCTACTTCCTGCAGGCTTTCCGGCGCATCGGCCTGGTGCCGGATTGCGGTTCGACCTGGCTGCTGCC
Encoded proteins:
- a CDS encoding VOC family protein, with amino-acid sequence MFSHIMIGTNDLDKAKAFYDTLLGTLEVRPARLDGNRIFYITKTGVFSVSKPINGEPATCANGGTIGFAANSPEQVDKWHAAGIAAGGTPIENPPGIREGAGNKLYIAYLRDLDGNKICATHRMPN
- a CDS encoding enoyl-CoA hydratase/isomerase; the encoded protein is MQFKHVTLDFDGSVAILRLDHQEVMNAVSVDMLGGLAEALDAIEEKRDEVRCVVLTGAGRAFCTGANLQGRNDQSKKTKAGLTLETGFHPFLRRIRNLHCPIVTAVNGPAAGAGMSFALLGDMILCARSSYFLQAFRRIGLVPDCGSTWLLPRLIGKARSVELSLMGERLPAEKALEWGLVNRVYDDGVLMEEAMKLARDLASGPTIALSLIRKLYWDSPENSFEDQLNLEFQCQLRAGDTQDFREGVGAFLEKRPAQFKGK